The proteins below come from a single Alosa sapidissima isolate fAloSap1 chromosome 23, fAloSap1.pri, whole genome shotgun sequence genomic window:
- the trak2 gene encoding trafficking kinesin-binding protein 2 isoform X1, with protein MFEVKQMSVEKKEAATGTDERGRGSSSSGGSMYLYEGQDWVISPACSPDEPSAISPMLAEETLRYMTFLALEPTTYSHPGPHGLSKVLSAERVEQMTKTYNDIEVVTHLLAERDRDLELAARIGQSLLQRNHVLQERNESLEEQLAQALDRVHQLQHELGKKDELLRMVASASEESETDSSSSATPLKHPQPPGGAVSLSQLEVLQSKLQDLEEENLALRSQACHLKTETFTYEEKEQQLVNDCVKELRESNSQMVTLTDELSKKNEELIRHQEEIAQLLSQIVELQHKVKELALEKEELRIHLQASKDAQRQLTAELKELAERNVECVGMLHESQEEIKELRSKQMPSAGLRSNIPFGLYPMESLAAEIEGTMRKEMSVEEEVAFQDQKVSQKRVFRTVRAVNETVERAAALAPPPIPGSGCSSVVMTARPFLSGRQDDESADSAKEAARLGQPGSPGGSDLASALHRLSLRRQNFLCERQFFQQERERKLQELAQEEGGPSGCSSPMGSLVSSFTNLSEFSFSSSTFKTFLPEKLQIVKPMEGSLTLHHWQQLAQPHLASILDPHPGVVTKGFRPLPQDATYRLTDLEEDEEAEEEARANRIWELRWEEMREREEKREREEGRRDERREKKEDERRRARGEEEEEEEEEGGITFHVQCSSTPEEKSERRPVAMEMTHALPPLSLSPRPSPVVMATTAASSLSSATPVSSALPVTSEQDDSGASQGSQNVSSTAPLSAVNPGKSQSSTFSTYTFTTCRIMHPCDVTQVMSSSVCSPCVSEQHTPSSLRTGPSTPVTPCLLSLGNSFPPRHLSTAPPRGLAKLLLERGISAQVSTETGPVAPAAAPRKPASVPFHLLPSTPPNSPSHSPCPSPVPFDSRPAAGHSSSSSSGATAAASDNFLASRPAELFLQDVYGIRLGRAPRPDLPSPEPPALSSADPASSLVERLRRLGLAAALPGAADAESKRPQDSTFLATGGGSLLDGLRRNQSLPAMISRGPRGVVSSPSHPTPPPPHPTSLALPTPPWGHLKPNSSPRRHASLSHAPPSQSNH; from the exons ccTTTCTTGCTCTGGAACCCACTACCTACTCCCATCCCGGCCCCCATGGCTTATCCAAAG TCCTCAGTGCAGAGAGGGTGGAACAGATGACCAAGACTTACAATGACATCGAAGTGGTCACACACCTTTTGGCTGAG AGGGACCGGGACCTGGAGTTGGCTGCTCGGATTGGTCAGTCGCTCCTACAGAGGAACCATGTGCTGCAGGAGAGGAATGAGTCGCTGGAGGAACAACTAGCACAGGCTCTTGacagg GTGCACCAGCTGCAGCATGAGCTGGGTAAGAAGGACGAGCTGCTGCGGATGGTGGCCAGTGCGTCGGAGGAGAGCGAGACGGACTCTAGCTCCTCGGCCACGCCCCTCAAACACccccagccaccagggggcgccGTCAGCCTCAGCCAGCTGGAGGTGCTGCAGAGCAAGCTACAGGACCTGGAGGAGGAGAACCTCGCCCTGCgctcacag GCATGTCACCTGAAGACAGAGACATTCACCTACGAGGAGAAGGAACAGCAGCTGGTTAACGACTGTGTGAAAGAGCTAC gcgAGTCCAACAGTCAGATGGTGACCCTGACGGACGAGCTGTCGAAGAAGAACGAGGAGCTGATCCGACACCAGGAAGAGATTGCCCAACTTCTCTCCCAGATCGTGGAGCTACAGCATAAAGTcaaagag ctggCTCTTGAGAAGGAGGAGTTGAGGATCCATCTGCAAGCCTCCAAAGATGCCCAAAGACAGCTGACTGCAGAG ctgaaggAGCTGGCTGAGCGTaatgtggagtgtgtggggaTGCTGCATGAGTCTCAGGAGGAGATTAAGGAGCTGCGCAGTAAACAGatgccctctgctggcctgCGCAGTAACATACCCTTCGGCCTCTACCCTATG GAATCTCTGGCGGCTGAGATTGAGGGCACAATGAGGAAAGAGAtgagtgtggaggaggaggtggcctTCCAGGACCAGAa GGTGTCCCAGAAGCGTGTGTTCCGGACGGTGCGGGCGGTCAACGAGACCGTGGAGCGGGCAGCTGCTTTGGCCCCTCCCCCAATCCCAGGGTCTGGGTGCAGCAGTGTGGTGATGACCGCCCGCCCCTTCCTGTCTGGCCGTCAGGATGACGAGTCTGCCGACAGCGCcaa GGAGGCGGCGCGCCTTGGTCAGCCGGGCTCCCCTGGAGGAAGTGACCTCGCGTCGGCACTGCACCGCCTCTCTCTGCGAAGGCAGAACTTCCTGTGCGAGCGGCAGTTCTTCCAGCAGGAGCGCGAGCGCAAGCTGCAGGAGCTAGCCCAGGAGGAGGGCGGGCCCAGCGGCTGCAGCTCACCAATGGGAAGCCTTGTCTCCTCCTTCACCAACCTATCAgagttctccttctcctctagCACTTTCAAGACCTTCCTGCCAGAGAAGCTGCAGATTGTCAAGCCcatggaag GCTCCCTGACGCTGCACCACTGGCAGCAGCTGGCCCAGCCTCACCTGGCCAGCATCCTGGACCCGCACCCAGGTGTGGTGACCAAAGGGTTCCGCCCCCTTCCGCAGGACGCCACGTACCGCCTGACTGAcctggaggaggacgaggaggccgAAGAGGAGGCGCGTGCCAACCGGATCTGGGAGCTCCGctgggaggagatgagagagagggaggagaaaagagagagggaggaggggaggagagatgagaggagagagaagaaggaggatgagaggagaagagcgaggggggaggaggaggaggaggaagaggaggagggaggcatCACGTTCCATGTGCAGTGTTCATCCACGCCAGAAGAGAAGAGCGAGAGGAGGCCAGTAGCCATGGAGATGACCCACGCTCTAccgccactctctctttctccccggCCATCTCCCGTCGTCATGGCGACCACTGCAGCATCGTCCTTGTCCTCTGCGACCCCGGTGAGCTCTGCCCTTCCTGTGACCTCTGAGCAGGATGATTCTGGAGCGTCTCAGGGCAGCCAGAATGTCAGCTCTACAGCGCCACTCTCTG ctgtgaATCCAGGGAAGTCACAGAGCTCCACCTTTTCCACCTACACCTTCACCACCTGTCGGATCATGCACCCCTGTGATGTCACCCAGGTCATGTCCAG ctctgtgTGTAGTCCGTGTGTGTCCGAGCAGCATACTCCGAGCTCCCTGCGGACTGGCCCGAGCACCCCTGTCACTCCCTGCCTGCTGAGCCTGGGAAACTCCTTCCCCCCACGCCACCTCTCCACGGCGCCCCCTAGAGGCCTGGCCAAGCTGCTGCTGGAGCGCGGCATCTCCGCTCAGGTCTCCACGGAAACGGGCCCCGTCGCCCCGGCAGCAGCCCCTCGTAAACCAGCGTCCGTTCCCTTCCACCTGTTGCCTAGCACCCCTCCGAACTCTCCCTCGCACTCGCCCTGTCCGTCCCCGGTCCCGTTCGACTCGCGTCCTGCTGCAGGTCACTCTTCATCATCGTCGTCCGGCGCCACTGCCGCCGCCTCTGACAACTTCCTGGCGTCGCGTCCGGCAGAGCTCTTCCTGCAGGATGTGTACGGCATCCGTCTGGGTCGCGCTCCCCGCCCTGACCTCCCCAGCCCCGAGCCCCCTGCCCTCTCCTCCGCAGATCCCGCCTCCAGCCTGGTGGAACGCCTGCGCAGGCTGGGATTGGCCGCCGCGTTGCCGGGGGCAGCGGATGCGGAGTCCAAGCGCCCCCAGGACTCCACCTTCCTGGCCACTGGCGGAGGGAGCTTATTGGACGGCCTGCGGCGGAACCAGAGTCTGCCAGCCATGATTAGTCGAGGACCACGGGGGGTGGTGTCAAGCCCCTCCCATCCGACACCGCCTCCGCCACACCCCACGTCTTTGGCCCTGCCCACTCCGCCCTGGGGACACCTGAAGCCCAACTCCTCCCCCCGAAGACAcgcctccctctctcatgcCCCGCCTTCTCAGAGTAACCACTGA
- the trak2 gene encoding trafficking kinesin-binding protein 2 isoform X3, which yields MREKREETAMPVLNAPNEELYENFAVEVLSAERVEQMTKTYNDIEVVTHLLAERDRDLELAARIGQSLLQRNHVLQERNESLEEQLAQALDRVHQLQHELGKKDELLRMVASASEESETDSSSSATPLKHPQPPGGAVSLSQLEVLQSKLQDLEEENLALRSQACHLKTETFTYEEKEQQLVNDCVKELRESNSQMVTLTDELSKKNEELIRHQEEIAQLLSQIVELQHKVKELALEKEELRIHLQASKDAQRQLTAELKELAERNVECVGMLHESQEEIKELRSKQMPSAGLRSNIPFGLYPMESLAAEIEGTMRKEMSVEEEVAFQDQKVSQKRVFRTVRAVNETVERAAALAPPPIPGSGCSSVVMTARPFLSGRQDDESADSAKEAARLGQPGSPGGSDLASALHRLSLRRQNFLCERQFFQQERERKLQELAQEEGGPSGCSSPMGSLVSSFTNLSEFSFSSSTFKTFLPEKLQIVKPMEGSLTLHHWQQLAQPHLASILDPHPGVVTKGFRPLPQDATYRLTDLEEDEEAEEEARANRIWELRWEEMREREEKREREEGRRDERREKKEDERRRARGEEEEEEEEEGGITFHVQCSSTPEEKSERRPVAMEMTHALPPLSLSPRPSPVVMATTAASSLSSATPVSSALPVTSEQDDSGASQGSQNVSSTAPLSAVNPGKSQSSTFSTYTFTTCRIMHPCDVTQVMSSSVCSPCVSEQHTPSSLRTGPSTPVTPCLLSLGNSFPPRHLSTAPPRGLAKLLLERGISAQVSTETGPVAPAAAPRKPASVPFHLLPSTPPNSPSHSPCPSPVPFDSRPAAGHSSSSSSGATAAASDNFLASRPAELFLQDVYGIRLGRAPRPDLPSPEPPALSSADPASSLVERLRRLGLAAALPGAADAESKRPQDSTFLATGGGSLLDGLRRNQSLPAMISRGPRGVVSSPSHPTPPPPHPTSLALPTPPWGHLKPNSSPRRHASLSHAPPSQSNH from the exons TCCTCAGTGCAGAGAGGGTGGAACAGATGACCAAGACTTACAATGACATCGAAGTGGTCACACACCTTTTGGCTGAG AGGGACCGGGACCTGGAGTTGGCTGCTCGGATTGGTCAGTCGCTCCTACAGAGGAACCATGTGCTGCAGGAGAGGAATGAGTCGCTGGAGGAACAACTAGCACAGGCTCTTGacagg GTGCACCAGCTGCAGCATGAGCTGGGTAAGAAGGACGAGCTGCTGCGGATGGTGGCCAGTGCGTCGGAGGAGAGCGAGACGGACTCTAGCTCCTCGGCCACGCCCCTCAAACACccccagccaccagggggcgccGTCAGCCTCAGCCAGCTGGAGGTGCTGCAGAGCAAGCTACAGGACCTGGAGGAGGAGAACCTCGCCCTGCgctcacag GCATGTCACCTGAAGACAGAGACATTCACCTACGAGGAGAAGGAACAGCAGCTGGTTAACGACTGTGTGAAAGAGCTAC gcgAGTCCAACAGTCAGATGGTGACCCTGACGGACGAGCTGTCGAAGAAGAACGAGGAGCTGATCCGACACCAGGAAGAGATTGCCCAACTTCTCTCCCAGATCGTGGAGCTACAGCATAAAGTcaaagag ctggCTCTTGAGAAGGAGGAGTTGAGGATCCATCTGCAAGCCTCCAAAGATGCCCAAAGACAGCTGACTGCAGAG ctgaaggAGCTGGCTGAGCGTaatgtggagtgtgtggggaTGCTGCATGAGTCTCAGGAGGAGATTAAGGAGCTGCGCAGTAAACAGatgccctctgctggcctgCGCAGTAACATACCCTTCGGCCTCTACCCTATG GAATCTCTGGCGGCTGAGATTGAGGGCACAATGAGGAAAGAGAtgagtgtggaggaggaggtggcctTCCAGGACCAGAa GGTGTCCCAGAAGCGTGTGTTCCGGACGGTGCGGGCGGTCAACGAGACCGTGGAGCGGGCAGCTGCTTTGGCCCCTCCCCCAATCCCAGGGTCTGGGTGCAGCAGTGTGGTGATGACCGCCCGCCCCTTCCTGTCTGGCCGTCAGGATGACGAGTCTGCCGACAGCGCcaa GGAGGCGGCGCGCCTTGGTCAGCCGGGCTCCCCTGGAGGAAGTGACCTCGCGTCGGCACTGCACCGCCTCTCTCTGCGAAGGCAGAACTTCCTGTGCGAGCGGCAGTTCTTCCAGCAGGAGCGCGAGCGCAAGCTGCAGGAGCTAGCCCAGGAGGAGGGCGGGCCCAGCGGCTGCAGCTCACCAATGGGAAGCCTTGTCTCCTCCTTCACCAACCTATCAgagttctccttctcctctagCACTTTCAAGACCTTCCTGCCAGAGAAGCTGCAGATTGTCAAGCCcatggaag GCTCCCTGACGCTGCACCACTGGCAGCAGCTGGCCCAGCCTCACCTGGCCAGCATCCTGGACCCGCACCCAGGTGTGGTGACCAAAGGGTTCCGCCCCCTTCCGCAGGACGCCACGTACCGCCTGACTGAcctggaggaggacgaggaggccgAAGAGGAGGCGCGTGCCAACCGGATCTGGGAGCTCCGctgggaggagatgagagagagggaggagaaaagagagagggaggaggggaggagagatgagaggagagagaagaaggaggatgagaggagaagagcgaggggggaggaggaggaggaggaagaggaggagggaggcatCACGTTCCATGTGCAGTGTTCATCCACGCCAGAAGAGAAGAGCGAGAGGAGGCCAGTAGCCATGGAGATGACCCACGCTCTAccgccactctctctttctccccggCCATCTCCCGTCGTCATGGCGACCACTGCAGCATCGTCCTTGTCCTCTGCGACCCCGGTGAGCTCTGCCCTTCCTGTGACCTCTGAGCAGGATGATTCTGGAGCGTCTCAGGGCAGCCAGAATGTCAGCTCTACAGCGCCACTCTCTG ctgtgaATCCAGGGAAGTCACAGAGCTCCACCTTTTCCACCTACACCTTCACCACCTGTCGGATCATGCACCCCTGTGATGTCACCCAGGTCATGTCCAG ctctgtgTGTAGTCCGTGTGTGTCCGAGCAGCATACTCCGAGCTCCCTGCGGACTGGCCCGAGCACCCCTGTCACTCCCTGCCTGCTGAGCCTGGGAAACTCCTTCCCCCCACGCCACCTCTCCACGGCGCCCCCTAGAGGCCTGGCCAAGCTGCTGCTGGAGCGCGGCATCTCCGCTCAGGTCTCCACGGAAACGGGCCCCGTCGCCCCGGCAGCAGCCCCTCGTAAACCAGCGTCCGTTCCCTTCCACCTGTTGCCTAGCACCCCTCCGAACTCTCCCTCGCACTCGCCCTGTCCGTCCCCGGTCCCGTTCGACTCGCGTCCTGCTGCAGGTCACTCTTCATCATCGTCGTCCGGCGCCACTGCCGCCGCCTCTGACAACTTCCTGGCGTCGCGTCCGGCAGAGCTCTTCCTGCAGGATGTGTACGGCATCCGTCTGGGTCGCGCTCCCCGCCCTGACCTCCCCAGCCCCGAGCCCCCTGCCCTCTCCTCCGCAGATCCCGCCTCCAGCCTGGTGGAACGCCTGCGCAGGCTGGGATTGGCCGCCGCGTTGCCGGGGGCAGCGGATGCGGAGTCCAAGCGCCCCCAGGACTCCACCTTCCTGGCCACTGGCGGAGGGAGCTTATTGGACGGCCTGCGGCGGAACCAGAGTCTGCCAGCCATGATTAGTCGAGGACCACGGGGGGTGGTGTCAAGCCCCTCCCATCCGACACCGCCTCCGCCACACCCCACGTCTTTGGCCCTGCCCACTCCGCCCTGGGGACACCTGAAGCCCAACTCCTCCCCCCGAAGACAcgcctccctctctcatgcCCCGCCTTCTCAGAGTAACCACTGA
- the trak2 gene encoding trafficking kinesin-binding protein 2 isoform X2: MFEVKQMSVEKKEAATGTDERGRGSSSSGGSMYLYEGQDWVISPACSPDEPSAISPMLAEETLRYMILSAERVEQMTKTYNDIEVVTHLLAERDRDLELAARIGQSLLQRNHVLQERNESLEEQLAQALDRVHQLQHELGKKDELLRMVASASEESETDSSSSATPLKHPQPPGGAVSLSQLEVLQSKLQDLEEENLALRSQACHLKTETFTYEEKEQQLVNDCVKELRESNSQMVTLTDELSKKNEELIRHQEEIAQLLSQIVELQHKVKELALEKEELRIHLQASKDAQRQLTAELKELAERNVECVGMLHESQEEIKELRSKQMPSAGLRSNIPFGLYPMESLAAEIEGTMRKEMSVEEEVAFQDQKVSQKRVFRTVRAVNETVERAAALAPPPIPGSGCSSVVMTARPFLSGRQDDESADSAKEAARLGQPGSPGGSDLASALHRLSLRRQNFLCERQFFQQERERKLQELAQEEGGPSGCSSPMGSLVSSFTNLSEFSFSSSTFKTFLPEKLQIVKPMEGSLTLHHWQQLAQPHLASILDPHPGVVTKGFRPLPQDATYRLTDLEEDEEAEEEARANRIWELRWEEMREREEKREREEGRRDERREKKEDERRRARGEEEEEEEEEGGITFHVQCSSTPEEKSERRPVAMEMTHALPPLSLSPRPSPVVMATTAASSLSSATPVSSALPVTSEQDDSGASQGSQNVSSTAPLSAVNPGKSQSSTFSTYTFTTCRIMHPCDVTQVMSSSVCSPCVSEQHTPSSLRTGPSTPVTPCLLSLGNSFPPRHLSTAPPRGLAKLLLERGISAQVSTETGPVAPAAAPRKPASVPFHLLPSTPPNSPSHSPCPSPVPFDSRPAAGHSSSSSSGATAAASDNFLASRPAELFLQDVYGIRLGRAPRPDLPSPEPPALSSADPASSLVERLRRLGLAAALPGAADAESKRPQDSTFLATGGGSLLDGLRRNQSLPAMISRGPRGVVSSPSHPTPPPPHPTSLALPTPPWGHLKPNSSPRRHASLSHAPPSQSNH, from the exons TCCTCAGTGCAGAGAGGGTGGAACAGATGACCAAGACTTACAATGACATCGAAGTGGTCACACACCTTTTGGCTGAG AGGGACCGGGACCTGGAGTTGGCTGCTCGGATTGGTCAGTCGCTCCTACAGAGGAACCATGTGCTGCAGGAGAGGAATGAGTCGCTGGAGGAACAACTAGCACAGGCTCTTGacagg GTGCACCAGCTGCAGCATGAGCTGGGTAAGAAGGACGAGCTGCTGCGGATGGTGGCCAGTGCGTCGGAGGAGAGCGAGACGGACTCTAGCTCCTCGGCCACGCCCCTCAAACACccccagccaccagggggcgccGTCAGCCTCAGCCAGCTGGAGGTGCTGCAGAGCAAGCTACAGGACCTGGAGGAGGAGAACCTCGCCCTGCgctcacag GCATGTCACCTGAAGACAGAGACATTCACCTACGAGGAGAAGGAACAGCAGCTGGTTAACGACTGTGTGAAAGAGCTAC gcgAGTCCAACAGTCAGATGGTGACCCTGACGGACGAGCTGTCGAAGAAGAACGAGGAGCTGATCCGACACCAGGAAGAGATTGCCCAACTTCTCTCCCAGATCGTGGAGCTACAGCATAAAGTcaaagag ctggCTCTTGAGAAGGAGGAGTTGAGGATCCATCTGCAAGCCTCCAAAGATGCCCAAAGACAGCTGACTGCAGAG ctgaaggAGCTGGCTGAGCGTaatgtggagtgtgtggggaTGCTGCATGAGTCTCAGGAGGAGATTAAGGAGCTGCGCAGTAAACAGatgccctctgctggcctgCGCAGTAACATACCCTTCGGCCTCTACCCTATG GAATCTCTGGCGGCTGAGATTGAGGGCACAATGAGGAAAGAGAtgagtgtggaggaggaggtggcctTCCAGGACCAGAa GGTGTCCCAGAAGCGTGTGTTCCGGACGGTGCGGGCGGTCAACGAGACCGTGGAGCGGGCAGCTGCTTTGGCCCCTCCCCCAATCCCAGGGTCTGGGTGCAGCAGTGTGGTGATGACCGCCCGCCCCTTCCTGTCTGGCCGTCAGGATGACGAGTCTGCCGACAGCGCcaa GGAGGCGGCGCGCCTTGGTCAGCCGGGCTCCCCTGGAGGAAGTGACCTCGCGTCGGCACTGCACCGCCTCTCTCTGCGAAGGCAGAACTTCCTGTGCGAGCGGCAGTTCTTCCAGCAGGAGCGCGAGCGCAAGCTGCAGGAGCTAGCCCAGGAGGAGGGCGGGCCCAGCGGCTGCAGCTCACCAATGGGAAGCCTTGTCTCCTCCTTCACCAACCTATCAgagttctccttctcctctagCACTTTCAAGACCTTCCTGCCAGAGAAGCTGCAGATTGTCAAGCCcatggaag GCTCCCTGACGCTGCACCACTGGCAGCAGCTGGCCCAGCCTCACCTGGCCAGCATCCTGGACCCGCACCCAGGTGTGGTGACCAAAGGGTTCCGCCCCCTTCCGCAGGACGCCACGTACCGCCTGACTGAcctggaggaggacgaggaggccgAAGAGGAGGCGCGTGCCAACCGGATCTGGGAGCTCCGctgggaggagatgagagagagggaggagaaaagagagagggaggaggggaggagagatgagaggagagagaagaaggaggatgagaggagaagagcgaggggggaggaggaggaggaggaagaggaggagggaggcatCACGTTCCATGTGCAGTGTTCATCCACGCCAGAAGAGAAGAGCGAGAGGAGGCCAGTAGCCATGGAGATGACCCACGCTCTAccgccactctctctttctccccggCCATCTCCCGTCGTCATGGCGACCACTGCAGCATCGTCCTTGTCCTCTGCGACCCCGGTGAGCTCTGCCCTTCCTGTGACCTCTGAGCAGGATGATTCTGGAGCGTCTCAGGGCAGCCAGAATGTCAGCTCTACAGCGCCACTCTCTG ctgtgaATCCAGGGAAGTCACAGAGCTCCACCTTTTCCACCTACACCTTCACCACCTGTCGGATCATGCACCCCTGTGATGTCACCCAGGTCATGTCCAG ctctgtgTGTAGTCCGTGTGTGTCCGAGCAGCATACTCCGAGCTCCCTGCGGACTGGCCCGAGCACCCCTGTCACTCCCTGCCTGCTGAGCCTGGGAAACTCCTTCCCCCCACGCCACCTCTCCACGGCGCCCCCTAGAGGCCTGGCCAAGCTGCTGCTGGAGCGCGGCATCTCCGCTCAGGTCTCCACGGAAACGGGCCCCGTCGCCCCGGCAGCAGCCCCTCGTAAACCAGCGTCCGTTCCCTTCCACCTGTTGCCTAGCACCCCTCCGAACTCTCCCTCGCACTCGCCCTGTCCGTCCCCGGTCCCGTTCGACTCGCGTCCTGCTGCAGGTCACTCTTCATCATCGTCGTCCGGCGCCACTGCCGCCGCCTCTGACAACTTCCTGGCGTCGCGTCCGGCAGAGCTCTTCCTGCAGGATGTGTACGGCATCCGTCTGGGTCGCGCTCCCCGCCCTGACCTCCCCAGCCCCGAGCCCCCTGCCCTCTCCTCCGCAGATCCCGCCTCCAGCCTGGTGGAACGCCTGCGCAGGCTGGGATTGGCCGCCGCGTTGCCGGGGGCAGCGGATGCGGAGTCCAAGCGCCCCCAGGACTCCACCTTCCTGGCCACTGGCGGAGGGAGCTTATTGGACGGCCTGCGGCGGAACCAGAGTCTGCCAGCCATGATTAGTCGAGGACCACGGGGGGTGGTGTCAAGCCCCTCCCATCCGACACCGCCTCCGCCACACCCCACGTCTTTGGCCCTGCCCACTCCGCCCTGGGGACACCTGAAGCCCAACTCCTCCCCCCGAAGACAcgcctccctctctcatgcCCCGCCTTCTCAGAGTAACCACTGA